A window of Streptomyces sp. NBC_01689 genomic DNA:
GGCGATCACCGCGCCGCTGAGCAGCTGGCGGGCCGGGATCCGTTCCGGCTCCTGCTCGGGCCGGGGCCGGTAGCCGAACCGCCACACCCCGGGGGCGGCCTCCGGCCGCGGGGCGCGCAGCCAGGCCAGGAAGGCGGAGCCGTCCGGCATCGGCGGTACGCCCGGTGCCCGGGTCGGACGGGGCGGTGTCGCCGCCGCGTCCGCCGGTCCCGCCGGACGCGGCACCGGCCGGGCATGCGTGCCCCGCGCGTCCTGGGTCCCGTCGCTGTCCATCGCCCTGCCCCCTGACCAGCCGCTCCCTGCTTCGTCCGCGAGTCAATCTAGTGCCCCTGCGGGGCGAGTTCACCGTTTACGGGGCTGCCCTCGCCGGTCGATTCCACGGTTCCGGACACGGGGGCCGGCGGCGCGGACCACCGGTCCCCCGGCGCGCGCCCGCGCACGGGGTCTCCCGTCGGCGCGTTCGACCACGGCATGTCCGGCCCGGCGCGTGCGGCCCGGCGCGTCCGGGCACGGTGTCCCCGACCCGACCGCGGTGCCCCTGTCCACGGTGTACAGGTCCTCACCCGGCTGCCCTCCCTCTATGTCCACCGCGGACAAGCGGGCGTTCCGACAACGCCCACATGGAGCATGCCCACCCTCCGGAGCCGGCCCTAGCCTGCGGATAAAGAAGTCAAGCGTCCGAAAACACCTGCCCGGCGCCCCGTCCGCCGGGGACCGTCCGGTTCGCAAGATCCATCAGGGAGCCCCTCATGACCGCACTTCCGCAGGAGCGCCGCGTCGTCACCGCCATCCCCGGCCCGAAGTCGCAGGAGCTGCAGGCCCGCCGTACGGCCGCGGTCGCGGCCGGCGTGGGCTCGGTGCTCCCGGTCTTCACCACGCGCGCCGGCGGCGGCATCATCGAGGACGTCGACGGCAACCGCCTGATCGACTTCGGCTCGGGCATCGCCGTGACCTCGGTCGGCGCGAGCGCCGAGGCCGTCGTACGCCGGGCCTCCGCCCAGCTCCAGGACTTCACCCACACCTGTTTCATGGTCACGCCGTACGAGGGCTACGTCGCCGTCGCCGAGGCGCTGGCCGAGCTGACGCCGGGTGACCACGCCAAGAAGTCCGCGCTGTTCAACTCGGGCGCCGAGGCCGTCGAGAACGCCGTCAAGATCGCCCGCGCGTACACCAAGCGCCAGGCGGTCGTCGTCTTCGACCACGGCTACCACGGCCGGACGAACCTCACGATGGCGCTGACGGCCAAGAACATGCCGTACAAGCACGGCTTCGGCCCGTTCGCGCCCGAGGTCTACCGGGTGCCGGTGGCCTACGGCTACCGCTGGCTGACCGGCCCGGAGAACGCCGGTGCCGAGGCGTCCGCACAGGCCATCGACATGATCAACAAGCAGATCGGGGCCGACAACGTGGCCGCGATCATCATCGAGCCGGTGCTCGGCGAGGGCGGCTTCATCGAGCCCGCCAAGGGCTTCCTGCCCGCGATCAGCCAGTACGCCAAGGACAACGGGATCGTGTTCGTCGCCGACGAGATCCAGTCCGGGTTCTGCCGCACGGGTCAGTGGTTCGCGTGCGAGGACGAGGGGATCGTCCCGGACCTGATCACCACCGCCAAGGGCATCGCCGGCGGTCTGCCGCTGGCCGCCGTGACGGGCCGCGCGGAGATCATGGACGCCGCGCACTCCGGCGGCCTCGGCGGCACCTACGGCGGCAACCCGGTGGCCTGCGCGGGCGCGCTCGGCGCGATCGAGACCATGAAGGAGCTCGACCTCAACGCCAAGGCGAAGAACATCGAGTCGGTCATGAAGACCCGGCTGTCCGCCATGGCCGAGAAGTTCGACGTCATCGGCGACGTCCGGGGCCGTGGCGCCATGATCGCCATCGAGCTGGTGAAGGACCGCGCGACCAAGGAGCCGAACCCGGAGGCGACCGCCGCGCTCGCCAGGGCCTGCCACCAGGAGGGCCTGCTGGTCCTGACCTGTGGCACCTACGGCAACGTCCTCCGCTTCCTGCCTCCGCTGGTCATCGGCGAGGACCTCCTCAACGAGGGCCTCGACATCATCGAGCAGGCCTTCTCCCGCATCTGACGTCCTCACCGCACCCGCACCGGAACCCGGCCGGCCCGCCCTCGGCGGATTCCGCTTCGTCCCGCTGCGGGTACGGCCGGGCGCAGAGCGTGTGAAGAAGGTGTGCGAGGTGGATGACAGGAGGCGTTTGCGACTGTCGGTGCCGCATCCCCTGCCGTAGGTTCTACCCAGATGAGAGAAACACCCCGCCCACAGGGGACTGTGGGCGACACAGGGTCGGGGCCTCCCCAGCTTCACCCTGGTCGTGCCCTCGCGCACACACCCGGAGCTTCCAGCTCCGGATCTCCTCACCGATCGGACAGTCGCCCGCCCCAAACCCCCCGGGGCGCGCGACGATCCGGTCTGGACGGCCGCCTCGGAACTCCCCCCCCTGTTCCGGGGCGGCCGACCTTCCTCCCGGCCCTTTCCGGCCGGCTCGCCCTTCTCGCCCTCCCGGTCGCCCTCTTCGCGCTGATCACCTGGCAGGTCGCGGCCCACGGCCCCCTCGCCCGCGCGGACGAACGGCTCAGCCGCTCCCTGGTCCACCCCGGCCGGGTCTCCGAGCTCCTCGCCGATCTGGGCGGCGTCCCCGTCGCGGTCCCCGTACTGGCCGTGGTCATCGGGTACGCGGCCCTGTCCGCGCGTGCGGCCGAACGGGAGCGCTGGTGGCTGCCGCCGGCCGTGGCGGCGGCGCTGATGGCGGTCGTACCGGCGGTGATCGTGCCGCTGAAGGAACTCGTCGCCCGCCCGGGCCCACCGGTGATGGGCCCGGGCACGGGCTTCTACCCCTCGGGTCACACCGCGACGGCGGTCGTCGCCTACGGTTCCGCGACGCTGCTCCTCCTCCCCCGGCTCCGCGGCACCCTCGCCCGCCGTGCGCTGCTGGGACTCTGCGTCGCCGTGAACCTGGCGGTCGCCTTCGGGCTGGTCCGGCGCGGATACCACTGGCCGCTGGACGTCCTGGCGAGCTGGTGCCTGGGCGCGGCACTGCTCACGGTGTCGGTCCTGTTCGTCGACCGGAGCGTCAGCCGAAGTAGCCGTCGAAGTTCCGCTGGAACTCCCAGCCCGCGAACCGGTCCCAGTTGACCGACCACGTCATCAGGCCGCGCAGTCCTGGCCAGGTGCCGTGGGTCGCGTAGGAGCCGCAGTTCGTCCGCTTCGTCAGGCAGTCCAGCGCCTTGTCCGCCTCCGCCGGTGACACGTAGCCGTTGCCCGCGTTCACCGAGGCCGGCATGCCGATGGCGACCTGGTCCGGGCGCAGCGGCGGGAAGACGTTGCCGGCGTCCCCCGCGACCGGGAAGCCGGTGAGCAGCATGTCGGTCATGGCGATGTGGAAGTCGGCGCCGCCCATGGAGTGGTACTGGTTGTCGAGGCCCATGATCGGGCCGGAGTTGTAGTCCTGGACGTGCAGGAGCGTGAGGTCGTCGCGCAGGGCGTAGATCACCGGGAGGTACGCGCCGGCGCGCGGGTCCTGGCCGCCCCACTTGCCCGTGCCGTAGTACTGGTAGCCGAGCTGGACGAAGAAGGTCTCCGGGGCCATGGTGAGGACGAACCGGGAGCCGTACTTCGCCTTCAGGGTCTTCAGGGCGGAGATCAGGTTCACGATCACCGGCGTCGTCGGGCTCTTGAAGTTCGTGTCGCCGGCGTCCAGCGAGAGCGAGTGGCCCTCGAAGTCGATGTCGAGTCCGTCGAGACCGTAGGTGTCGATGATCTTCGACACCGAGGCGACGAAGGTGTCCCGGGCGGCCGCGGTGGTCAGCTGGACCTGGCCGTTCTGGCCGCCGATCGATATCAGCACCTTCTTGCCGGCGGCCTGCTTCGCCTTGATGGCCGCCTTGAAGTCGGCGTCGCTCTCGACGGTGGGGCATTCGGTGACCGGGCAGCGGGTGAAGCGGATGTCGCCGGACGTGGTGGAGGTCGGTTCGCCGAACGCCAGGTCGATGACGTCCCAGCTGTCGGGGACGTCGGCCATCCGGGTGTACCCGGAGCCGTTGGCGAAGCTCGCGTGGAGGTAGCCCACGAGGGCGTGCGCGGGAAGACCGGTCGAGGGGCCGGAGCCCGCGGAGGTCGTCGCCGTCACCGTGGCCGACTTCGCGGACTCGCCCGCGTCGTTGGTCGCGGTGACCTGGAAGGCGTACGCCGTCGAGGGCGTGAGGCCGCCCACGGTGGCCGATGTCCCGCCGGCCGTCTGGACCTTGGTCCCGTCCCGGTACACGGCGTAGCCCGTCGCGCCGGACACCGGGGACCAGGACAGACCGACCGTCGAGGAGGAGACGGTGCCGGCCGTCAGACCGGTGGGCGCGGCCGGCGGCTGTCCCGCGTCGACGCCGGGACCGACGAGGGACAGGTCGTCGGCGTAGTAGGCGCCGGTGCCGTACCAGCCGTGGGTGTAGACCGTGACCCGGGTGGTCGACGGGCCGGTGCGGAAGGTGGTGGACAGGCGCTGCCAGTCGGGCGCGGACTGGGTCCAGGTGGAGACGTCGGTGGTGCCGGTGCCGCTCGCTCCGAGGTAGACGTAGCTGCCCCGGACGTATCCGGCGAGGGTGTACGCGGAGTCGGGTCTCACGGTCAGCGTCTGCGAGCACTGCGCGTAGTCGCTGCCGGCCGGGGTCGCCCGCAGCGCAGAACCGCCGGTTCTCACGGGTGATGTCACGACGGCGCCCGACGTACAGGTCCAGCCGTCGAGGCCGGTCTCGAAGCCGCCGTTCCTGACCAGGTCCGCGTCGGCGGCGCCGGCGGCCGGCGCGAGTGCGGCGAGGCCGGACAGGGCCAGCACGACGGTTGTGCAGACGGCGAGCAGCCTGCGCCGGAGCGGGAGCGGTCCGCCGGGGCCTCGGTGTGCGGTGCGTTCCACAACTGCCTCCAGGGATGGGGGAATTCAGGAGGGTGGAGCGCGCCCAACCTGGTCCAGACCAATCCTGTTGTCAAGACCTCTGCCGATCGGCGTTCCGGTGGGCGGCCGGGTCCGTCCCCGTCCCGGCTATCGGTCCTCACCCCTGGCGAGTCCCGCCGCCGCCTCGTGCATGGCCAGCTCCAGCAACGCCGGATCGGTGAGCGTCCCGGTGCCGTCCGGCGGGACCAGCCAGCGGACCCCGCCGGTCAGCCGTCCCGGGTACGGGACGACGATCCAGGTGCCGCGTCCGGCCGTACGCACCCCCGTCCCCAGCCAGCGCGCCGCGGTGCCCGGGGGCACGAAGAAGCCCATCCGGGAGTCGCCGAAGTCGACGAGCACCGGACCCGGCTGGTCGATCACCCGGGTGAGCACGTCGAGCGTGGGATAGCCGAGCCGGCCCGGCAGGATCAGCACGTCCCAGAGCCGCCCGGCCGGCAGCAGCGCGACCCCCGCCGGATTGCGCTCCCATTCCCAGCGGCAGCCCTCCGGGTCCGGCGCCACGGATGCCAGCCACTCGACCGCCGTCTTGGCCCCTGTCATGGCGGTACCTCCCTCTCTCCTCGCGTCGACGCTGTTCGCGTCAGGGGGGAGAGGGAGGTTCGGGCCGGGCATTACGCGGGTTCGGCCACTCCGTGGGGGTGAACCGGATCACAGTGGGTGAGCTGGGCGCACGCCTGTGGATCAACGGTGCGCCGAAGCGCCCCGCCGCTCACCGGCCCGGCCTCAGCTGTCGAAGCCCAGACCCAGCCGGTCCATGGTCCGCAGCCACAGGTTGCGCCGCCCGCCGTGCGCGTCCGCCCGCGCCAGCGACCACTTGGTGAGCGCGATGCCGGTCCAGGCGAACGGCTCGGGCGGGAACGGCAGCGGCTTCCTGCGGACCATCTCCAGCTCGGTGCGTTCCGTGCGCTCCCCCGCCAGCAGGTCGAGCATCACCTCGGCGCCGAACCGGGTCGCGCCCACCCCGAGCCCCGTGTACCCGGCCGCGTAGGCGACCCGGCCGCGGTGCGCGGTGCCGAAGAAGGCCGAGAAGCGCGAGCAGGTGTCGATCGCGCCGCCCCAGGCGTGGGTGAAGCGGACGCCCTCCAACTGCGGGAAGCAGGTGAAGAAATGCCCGGCGAGCTTCGCG
This region includes:
- a CDS encoding phosphatase PAP2 family protein: MGDTGSGPPQLHPGRALAHTPGASSSGSPHRSDSRPPQTPRGARRSGLDGRLGTPPPVPGRPTFLPALSGRLALLALPVALFALITWQVAAHGPLARADERLSRSLVHPGRVSELLADLGGVPVAVPVLAVVIGYAALSARAAERERWWLPPAVAAALMAVVPAVIVPLKELVARPGPPVMGPGTGFYPSGHTATAVVAYGSATLLLLPRLRGTLARRALLGLCVAVNLAVAFGLVRRGYHWPLDVLASWCLGAALLTVSVLFVDRSVSRSSRRSSAGTPSPRTGPS
- the gabT gene encoding 4-aminobutyrate--2-oxoglutarate transaminase gives rise to the protein MTALPQERRVVTAIPGPKSQELQARRTAAVAAGVGSVLPVFTTRAGGGIIEDVDGNRLIDFGSGIAVTSVGASAEAVVRRASAQLQDFTHTCFMVTPYEGYVAVAEALAELTPGDHAKKSALFNSGAEAVENAVKIARAYTKRQAVVVFDHGYHGRTNLTMALTAKNMPYKHGFGPFAPEVYRVPVAYGYRWLTGPENAGAEASAQAIDMINKQIGADNVAAIIIEPVLGEGGFIEPAKGFLPAISQYAKDNGIVFVADEIQSGFCRTGQWFACEDEGIVPDLITTAKGIAGGLPLAAVTGRAEIMDAAHSGGLGGTYGGNPVACAGALGAIETMKELDLNAKAKNIESVMKTRLSAMAEKFDVIGDVRGRGAMIAIELVKDRATKEPNPEATAALARACHQEGLLVLTCGTYGNVLRFLPPLVIGEDLLNEGLDIIEQAFSRI
- a CDS encoding chitinase, producing MERTAHRGPGGPLPLRRRLLAVCTTVVLALSGLAALAPAAGAADADLVRNGGFETGLDGWTCTSGAVVTSPVRTGGSALRATPAGSDYAQCSQTLTVRPDSAYTLAGYVRGSYVYLGASGTGTTDVSTWTQSAPDWQRLSTTFRTGPSTTRVTVYTHGWYGTGAYYADDLSLVGPGVDAGQPPAAPTGLTAGTVSSSTVGLSWSPVSGATGYAVYRDGTKVQTAGGTSATVGGLTPSTAYAFQVTATNDAGESAKSATVTATTSAGSGPSTGLPAHALVGYLHASFANGSGYTRMADVPDSWDVIDLAFGEPTSTTSGDIRFTRCPVTECPTVESDADFKAAIKAKQAAGKKVLISIGGQNGQVQLTTAAARDTFVASVSKIIDTYGLDGLDIDFEGHSLSLDAGDTNFKSPTTPVIVNLISALKTLKAKYGSRFVLTMAPETFFVQLGYQYYGTGKWGGQDPRAGAYLPVIYALRDDLTLLHVQDYNSGPIMGLDNQYHSMGGADFHIAMTDMLLTGFPVAGDAGNVFPPLRPDQVAIGMPASVNAGNGYVSPAEADKALDCLTKRTNCGSYATHGTWPGLRGLMTWSVNWDRFAGWEFQRNFDGYFG